A DNA window from Drosophila sechellia strain sech25 chromosome X, ASM438219v1, whole genome shotgun sequence contains the following coding sequences:
- the LOC6612256 gene encoding microtubule-associated protein futsch isoform X10, translated as MEVECDLGDIQNEELLRKMWQQSEDSERKRQIRSHLYKLRESRLCNLYKHETDPMSEPNGNGHGNVNTLAGYAGKDPLATSHGDALLDQNFQSLKSKEVRDSTSPTHELRFHSMTLSQPNTTGWDVQTSSEVSPDGRAYRTETLAKTDGVEKLNGGGLAEFKGRNEQRSSASHQGDDKNFVKQASDSSKTQLQETVVFGDETSGRTEMKMSSTSTSSSSKVVSSSSTVEYGDEPRYLLDNQEKSHKQHQPHQPREWEQDQRRQEQRIQEQLQRQEQQIRQEQLQRQEEFQRQEQIQRQEQIQRQEQVQRQEQVQRQQERFTESREQSNSTRNVQTQQHYEENKRYVDMDKASPEYQRHVQHLMEQPGEIISNTVEYPKPNVKMITTVKRLPDGTIVKNKRYETEQLTPSQSHTTHKQTNNQTHNQTRNQVHNQRREQDEQDSQARDVVDNVTESQSFSSVKKSSRRFSTETTSETVEEYDDRGQPTSRVVQTAQTPSYAPPSHSPRQTPAKDFSTHGFPSVRPNKPTQEYPSQRPGIAGEEVVVVRSEKSRQVKQQTSSQRTIETEVVGDDYQEPQRSPQKLREAPTPSWEQPATRRQPVGEDFSTHGFPSVRTTTTSTRPDQPDGEVLHTSKTVSRNQSANRKTNTERIIETQVEHPTAPSHSTPRSGSPRRSQPRDDYTSSPRGPAGKPSQSRPSTTGGSTTTKTTTTSEPLTRRQLQKEREVDAAHRAFAASLRSSSPADSTTSVGSHHQTPRSSVSSNRTFRREMREGSHDSQAPSESSRISSTTVTRHTTGGNVTSNTIKTKTTKPVKTPSEPRSPTPKAGGSVTTTTTTITTKSSPSPAPASPTTAAPPTSAPASSAPPANKKPHQMRRPHDEPEPQLRRSSKSPSVETRQVQRETTFEGRRVSHPEDREISIDELILIEETSGVPGSPTVPSPRAQSPGKPATRSHSPEKLQPRATPRQSPEKEQPAFKQPHEVYTPSQPEKQFPRAQSAEKTPGWSQPQVSPRQSPEKQLPRAQSPEKGLAVRQPSVSPRQSPEKQVPDPQTRDQGPGLPRISPRQSPEKQLPKDVPQKTRQSPEKDLTSQQRREKEIFRSTITTTQKRTTNNLNEEFITNERDNQNQPLSERKPQVPANAEPNTKPSETIESPDGGFPSKSTEVEAQPEVKESPTYRKKGLTRRETFEDRCRQILGMEEDGDTQGTYTERPNNEQEDVNVSNTTIETIQVKIEDCPDDDEDDKPRRVTETYVVRTQPKIKVEEELFVDVTEAEDVEILVSPSKKSPKEGDSPKYPKGPETPNSPRKDQGIPSIPKKERSPVHSKKEETPRYPEEQDRYPKEPETSQYPKERPRNPKEDAETININEETTIVITKQGSKSPSPRWSPSPERRVPKNQQPPSPTASPSVSPVSGKKIPTEVESNFVTEKIIDCRGKTVVEKISQRPRTPSPTTPKKYSKPSQKIPERVPETESEPEKDSESETKKKTSVNGTKTETERRNSRTTKTKQPLPLKEPQSKVPAAKSPRKDSLTGRKRDSLVEETRTTTTTTTTRQGRKPSDTNGSPSIKDRLRSSPRKQKTSPQQTRTPTPAQTRNPEDDVDGDSSSPDASPTRVGNERRRSSNISVHTEIIIDHLAPKSPKTERRPQGGTGNVPSPIRKLPVTERKESAPVPRVTRRDKTEKVTRSTSENIIKMSGTKPHPEMSSLKPGGDRSRPSKCCTTKTINLSEQRINTATDIEGVIIDIQQAKSSREPSPDRIVPTPVPAELETGKPRYPDVVQEPDDEPRRKPQVTNIPIFEEESQTYVGCQISELHSSNGIEVDILDNPTVEAPKSLDYPVNTPDTDESLLSVHEKVSRFTHSAEKVKEPKVSAPFSREFDVNAKIPENDDCLLSINQKVDKFLRTAENVTRPSSLSSRPEIERPGLEEIDEELLRDDCTLSVSQKVHKFIDTAEKLAPTMPQKSPRLVANIERHISRQSEPERELDEESEPELDRDTDVEDDDQTSQLETEEEITQTVTKKETLKEFKQQTKETRETRRDPKAEPEKVQKKSPQTKPKEESARVPKYQAKVSQKVSQWEPKKQPQREPKVTQKETPWEPKKQPLSKLKDEPEKVNKREPKVPQKESQAKLKEEPERVNKKAPQKEPRKEPLRQSEEEPEFSPEEEFDDEPLPMTKTHTTAIEIKRQKDILSRPSVFGQRTPERKSSTTPSPTKLNGTRGRPSPSTNLITEEKRSYRNQVTNVSKPGTRKTTPSAYSPAQSPPPKATSISKRMEQISQQSWVVQDVDVDVEVVGPAPPSHISEKPQGKSPSPTSSRSPSRSPSRRTSTNLNTTSTTTTTTTEHPSTTKTTTPKPTPTNPSKDEPEITPIEYLTEKSITTTYTTNTTGRNVASRRNMFEPVHETQVDSEPTGRRPSYMDHTKSSLEHIRRDSLEINKSHYSRKSSMEDDSPVEPRNPNSSVKFDVPRKTSARGADEPRKTSLQGKDEDSDLELEIEEIFDLQRLEKLLETVASYEMRRRIRAQMRLIRKNMINAGTTTTITTITTSTAPGKSSPLPKRRDQSPAGAAEVKTKEVRTTTSRRQQQQRVEQVDSTTPTAPGKTSPHGKPPVKPRERSASPAQKRRISPQGKQAPGDRSTTTTTKVTNTSTTRGAPNKPAQGPIWADRSKVLKGHPTVPQTNGSTPRKGSTSSTTSSSGKFTRTMTSSSTTTSSSSTTNTRNKQREEDSITSSYGVGPTDENGLPLFGIRALKKKATPPAEEPCETKQEVTGYVIEEQFYSDNKSPPRHERKELIYSSNADELAAIKQQLQDEDDSSPPLLDARVVREFKKVESQQSLPEDARYVRRGSVKELSEKFIRKESSSSTHSTHSSIAQSLVRHEDETEDDSESNEVCSVIEAPQMRHNQSHTTSTTRSSNTRSFLDSSADQRQVTSVDDVLERMRNADNVEEPGDSTEDREARALLNKFLGASVIMQGVESMLPPTATGQRLNSQGVKTTRITNTYSKSGNSTSTTNNTSNTTNKVSSSSAPVTRTTCDIEEIWDEQVLKQLLEQASTYEERRKIRARLRELMAEREAAQHKSSSSSEQRTETKSKDGGATVTTTTTKVTTRTVSGSAASKNISPLAKFKQLDKQAAAQQAQKSSPTTSTPTTPGGSAQPLFKFTDPALNARAATVKDQLLQWCKHKTQEYENVQINNFSSSWSDGLAFCALIHHFLPDAFDYTTLTKQTRRHNFELAFSVADEKAGIAPLLDVEDMVEMSRPDWKCVFVYVQSIYRRFRNCQ; from the exons ATGGAGGTGGAATGCGATCTGGGTGATATACAAAATGAGGAATTGCTGAGGAAAATG TGGCAGCAGTCCGAGGACAGCGAACGCAAGAGGCAGATCCGATCGCATCTCTATAAGCTGCGCGAGTCGCGACTTTGCAACCTCTATAAGCACGAAACCGACCCAATGTCGGAGCCCAACGGAAACGGACATGGCAACGTGAACACGCTGGCCGGTTACGCGGGCAAGGATCCGTTGGCCACCAGCCACGGCGATGCCCTGCTCGACCAGAACTTCCAGAGCCTCAAGTCCAAGGAGGTTCGCGACTCGACCAGTCCCACCCATGAGCTGCGTTTCCATTCGATGACGCTCAGCCAGCCGAATACCACCGGTTGGGATGTGCAGACCTCCTCGGAGGTCAGTCCCGATGGACGGGCCTATCGCACCGAAACTCTGGCCAAAACAGATG GCGTGGAGAAGCTCAATGGTGGTGGCCTGGCCGAGTTCAAAGGTCGAAACGAGCAGCGCTCGAGTGCCTCCCATCAGGGCGATGACAAGAACTTTGTGAAACAGGCCTCCGATAGCTCGAAGACCCAGCTCCAAGAGACGGTGGTCTTTGGGGACGAGACCAGTGGTCGCACCGAGATGAAGATGagctccacctccacctcgtCCTCATCCAAGGTGGTGTCTTCTTCGTCCACCGTGGAGTACGGCGATGAGCCGCGATATCTGCTGGATAACCAGGAGAAGTCACATAAGCAGCATCAGCCCCATCAGCCCCGCGAGTGGGAGCAGGATCAGAGGCGTCAAGAGCAGCGTATTcaggagcaactgcagcgcCAAGAGCAACAGATTCGCCAAGAGCAGCTGCAGCGCCAGGAGGAATTCCAGCGGCAGGAGCAAATCCAGCGTCAGGAGCAGATCCAGCGCCAGGAGCAGGTCCAGCGCCAGGAGCAAGTCCAAAGGCAGCAGGAGCGATTCACGGAGAGCCGCGAGCAAAGCAACAGCACCCGGAATGTCCAGACCCAACAGCACTACGAGGAGAACAAGCGCTATGTGGACATGGACAAGGCATCGCCGGAGTATCAACGACATGTCCAACATCTAATGGAGCAACCCGGCGAGATAATCTCCAATACGGTGGAGTATCCCAAGCCTAATGTCAAGATGATCACTACTGTTAAGCGTCTGCCGGACGGAACCATTGTGAAAAACAAGCGCTACGAGACGGAGCAACTTACTCCCAGTCAGAGCCATACAACGCACAAGCAGACCAACAACCAGACACACAATCAAACCCGTAACCAAGTCCACAATCAGCGCCGCGAGCAGGATGAGCAGGATAGCCAAGCTCGTGATGTAGTGGACAATGTGACGGAGTCGCAGAGCTTCTCCTCGGTGAAGAAGTCCAGCCGACGTTTCTCCACGGAAACCACCTCGGAGACCGTGGAGGAGTACGATGACCGTGGTCAGCCCACATCCAGGGTGGTGCAGACGGCACAGACACCCTCTTACGCCCCACCCTCCCATTCACCACGTCAGACGCCGGCCAAGGACTTCAGCACCCATGGTTTCCCCTCGGTGCGTCCGAATAAGCCCACTCAGGAATATCCCTCGCAAAGACCCGGCATTGCTGGCGAGGAGGTGGTTGTGGTACGTTCGGAAAAGAGTCGCCAAGTGAAGCAGCAGACCAGCTCACAGCGCACCATCGAAACGGAGGTTGTGGGCGATGATTACCAAGAGCCGCAGAGGTCCCCACAGAAGCTGAGGGAGGCACCAACACCCAGCTGGGAGCAGCCCGCCACCAGACGTCAGCCGGTGGGGGAGGATTTTAGCACTCATGGCTTTCCCTCGGTGCGTACAACCACCACAAGCACTCGTCCCGATCAACCCGATGGCGAGGTGTTGCACACGTCCAAGACGGTGAGTCGCAATCAGAGCGCCAATCGCAAGACGAACACGGAGCGGATCATTGAGACACAGGTTGAGCATCCCACTGCCCCATCGCACTCTACTCCGCGATCCGGAAGTCCACGTCGATCTCAGCCGCGGGACGATTACACCAGTTCGCCACGCGGACCAGCTGGCAAGCCGAGTCAATCGCGGCCCAGCACCACTGGAGGTAGCACCACCACCAAGACAACTACCACTTCGGAGCCGTTGACGCGGCGTCAGCTGCAAAAGGAGCGCGAGGTGGATGCCGCCCATCGGGCATTTGCCGCCTCGCTGCGAAGCAGTTCGCCGGCGGACAGCACCACCTCGGTGGGTTCACACCATCAGACGCCACGATCGAGCGTCTCCTCGAATCGCACCTTCCGTCGGGAAATGCGTGAGGGCTCCCATGACAGCCAGGCGCCATCGGAATCGAGCAGGATTAGCTCGACCACAGTGACTAGGCACACCACCGGTGGCAATGTCACTAGCAACACCATCAAGACCAAGACCACCAAGCCGGTGAAAACTCCCAGCGAGCCAAGGTCGCCCACCCCAAAGGCAGGAGGAAGTGTGACCACCACCACGACCACCATTACCACCAAGTCCAGTCCCAGTCCAGCACCAGCCTCACCCACAACCGCTGCACCACCCACCTCAGCACCAGCCAGTTCCGCACCACCAG CCAACAAGAAGCCCCACCAAATGAGGAGGCCCCACGACGAACCGGAGCCACAGCTGAGGCGTAGCTCCAAGTCGCCCAGTGTGGAGACACGTCAGGTGCAGCGGGAAACTACATTTGAGGGTCGTCGCGTCTCCCATCCGGAGGATCGGGAGATCTCGATCGACGAGCTGATTCTTATCGAAGAGACGAGTGGAGTTCCTGGTTCGCCCACAGTTCCATCACCTAGGGCTCAAAGTCCTGGAAAACCAGCGACTAGGTCCCACAGTCCCGAGAAACTACAGCCTAGGGCAACTCCCAGACAAAGTCCTGAGAAGGAGCAGCCGGCCTTTAAGCAACCACATGAGGTGTACACGCCTAGCCAACCTGAAAAGCAGTTTCCCCGTGCTCAGAGTGCCGAGAAGACTCCTGGATGGAGCCAACCCCAAGTCTCACCTCGTCAAAGTCCCGAAAAGCAATTGCCCCGAGCCCAGAGCCCCGAAAAGGGTCTAGCAGTAAGGCAACCAAGTGTTTCTCCCCGTCAAAGTCCCGAGAAGCAAGTACCCGACCCTCAGACCCGCGATCAAGGTCCTGGTCTTCCCCGTATTTCACCTCGCCAAAGTCCTGAGAAGCAGTTGCCCAAGGATGTTCCCCAGAAGACGCGCCAAAGCCCGGAGAAGGATCTAACCAGCCAGCAAAGACGGGAGAAGGAAATATTCCGCAGCACCATTACCACTACACAGAAACGAACCACAAACAATCTAAACGAAGAATTTATAACGAACGAACGAGATAACCAGAATCAGCCCCTTTCCGAAAGGAAACCACAGGTCCCAGCTAATGCTGAACCTAACACCAAGCCGTCTGAAACGATTGAAAGTCCAGATGGTGGATTTCCTTCCAAGTCCACTGAAGTTGAGGCTCAGCCCGAAGTAAAGGAGTCACCCACCTACCGCAAAAAGGGCTTGACTCGTCGTGAGACCTTCGAGGATCGCTGTCGCCAGATTTTGGGTATGGAGGAAGATGGCGATACTCAGGGAACTTATACTGAGCGACCGAATAACGAACAGGAGGATGTAAATGTTTCCAACACAACCATAGAAACCATTCAAGTTAAGATCGAGGATTGCCCCGATGATGACGAAGATGATAAGCCACGTCGTGTGACTGAGACATATGTGGTGCGCACGCAACCTAAGATTaaggtggaggaggagctcTTTGTGGATGTGACCGAAGCAGAGGATGTGGAGATTCTGGTTAGTCCATCGAAAAAGTCACCCAAGGAAGGGGATAGTCCTAAATATCCAAAGGGACCAGAAACTCCCAATTCTCCCAGAAAGGATCAAGGGATTCCCAGCATTCCGAAGAAGGAACGGAGTCCTGTTCATTCCAAGAAAGAAGAAACTCCAAGGTATCCTGAGGAACAAGATAGGTATCCAAAAGAACCAGAAACTTCTCAATATCCCAAGGAGAGACCTCGCAATCCAAAGGAGGATGCCGAGACAATCAATATTAATGAAGAGACCACCATTGTCATTACCAAACAGGGATCAAAGTCTCCCTCTCCCAGGTGGTCTCCTTCTCCTGAACGTAGAGTTCCTAAGAATCAACAGCCTCCTTCTCCTACGGCATCGCCATCAGTATCTCCCGTTTCTGGAAAAAAGATTCCCACCGAAGTGGAATCAAACTTTGTGACCGAAAAGATCATCGATTGCAGGGGAAAAACCGTTGTAGAGAAAATCAGCCAGAGACCGCGTACTCCAAGTCCAACTACTCCCAAAAAGTATTCGAAGCCATCGCAAAAGATTCCAGAGAGAGTACCCGAAACTGAATCGGAGCCAGAAAAGGATTCAGAATCGGAGACCAAGAAGAAGACCAGTGTAAATGGCACAAAAACTGAAACCGAACGTCGCAATTCACGCACCACAAAAACCAAGCAGCCACTGCCGCTCAAAGAACCACAATCAAAGGTCCCAGCTGCGAAGAGTCCTCGCAAGGATTCCCTGACGGGTCGCAAGCGGGATAGTCTGGTGGAGGAGACTCGTACCACTACAACGACCACAACCACTCGGCAGGGTCGCAAGCCCAGCGATACGAATGGTTCGCCTTCGATTAAGGATCGTCTTCGCTCTTCGCCGCGAAAGCAAAAAACTTCTCCCCAACAGACCCGAACGCCCACTCCGGCACAAACGCGCAACCCAGAAGATGACGTAGATGGAGACTCCTCTTCCCCAGATGCCAGTCCCACTAGGGTGGGTAACGAACGTCGCCGATCTAGCAATATTTCCGTGCACACCGAGATCATCATAGATCACCTGGCGCCTAAATCACCGAAAACGGAGAGGCGACCCCAAGGTGGCACCGGAAACGTACCCAGTCCGATTAGAAAGCTTCCGGTAACGGAGCGCAAGGAATCAGCACCTGTGCCCCGAGTGACTCGACGCGATAAAACCGAAAAGGTTACGCGCTCCACCAGCGAGAATATCATTAAGATGAGCGGTACTAAGCCTCATCCTGAGATGAGTAGCCTTAAGCCAGGTGGAGATAGGAGCCGACCCAGCAAGTGCTGCACCACTAAGACGATCAATCTGAGCGAGCAGCGCATCAACACGGCCACTGATATAGAGGGCGTGATCATCGATATCCAGCAGGCAAAGAGCTCTAGAGAGCCATCTCCGGATAGGATTGTGCCAACTCCCGTGCCCGCTGAACTGGAAACGGGAAAGCCGCGCTATCCGGATGTTGTACAAGAGCCCGATGATGAGCCGCGTCGCAAGCCACAGGTCACAAATATTCCGATTTTCGAAGAAGAATCTCAAACCTATGTTGGGTGTCAAATTTCCGAGTTGCATAGCTCAAATGGCATAGAGGTTGATATTCTGGATAATCCCACTGTCGAGGCTCCCAAGAGCCTGGACTATCCCGTAAATACTCCCGATACGGACGAGAGCCTGTTGAGTGTGCACGAGAAGGTCTCTCGATTCACTCACTCAGCCGAGAAGGTTAAGGAGCCAAAGGTCTCCGCACCATTTAGCAGGGAATTTGATGTGAACGCCAAGATCCCTGAAAATGACGATTGCCTGCTTAGCATCAATCAGAAGGTAGATAAATTCTTGCGCACTGCCGAGAATGTTACCAGGCCTTCGTCACTCTCTTCTCGACCTGAGATCGAGCGTCCAGGATTGGAGGAGATAGACGAGGAGCTTCTGCGCGACGATTGTACCCTGAGTGTCTCCCAGAAAGTTCACAAGTTCATCGACACAGCCGAGAAGTTAGCGCCCACCATGCCACAGAAGTCACCACGTTTGGTAGCCAACATTGAGCGCCATATTTCCCGACAGAGCGAGCCAGAGCGCGAGCTGGATGAGGAGTCAGAACCAGAGCTAGATCGGGACACAGATGtggaggacgacgatcagACTAGCCAACTCGAGACGGAGGAAGAGATCACCCAAACTGTGACTAAGAAGGAAACCCTAAAGGAATTCAAGCAACAAACTAAGGAAACCAGAGAGACACGTCGGGATCCCAAGGCCGAACCGGAAAAGGTTCAGAAGAAATCACCTCAAACTAAGCCCAAAGAAGAATCTGCAAGGGTGCCCAAGTATCAGGCAAAGGTTTCACAAAAAGTGTCACAATGGGAGCCTAAAAAGCAACCTCAAAGGGAGCCAAAGGTGACTCAAAAGGAAACCCCATGGGAACCCAAGAAACAACCCCTTTCGAAGCTTAAAGATGAACCTGAAAAGGTGAACAAAAGGGAACCAAAGGTGCCCCAAAAGGAATCTCAAGCCAAACTCAAAGAGGAACCAGAAAGGGTGAACAAAAAGGCACCCCAGAAGGAACCACGCAAGGAACCACTGAGACAATCCGAAGAAGAGCCGGAGTTCTCCCCCGAAGAAGAATTCGATGATGAACCTCTGCCAATGACCAAGACACACACCACAGCTATTGAAATTAAGCGTCAGAAGGATATCCTTAGCCGCCCGTCTGTATTTGGCCAGCGCACGCCGGAACGCAAGTCCAGCACTACGCCATCGCCAACTAAATTAAATGGAACTCGTGGCCGACCTAGTCCCAGCACCAACTTGATAACCGAAGAGAAGAGATCGTACAGAAATCAGGTGACCAATGTGAGCAAGCCGGGAACCAGAAAAACCACTCCCTCGGCCTATTCCCCAGCCCAATCGCCACCACCCAAGGCCACCAGCATTTCCAAACGAATGGAGCAAATCAGTCAGCAGTCATGGGTAGTTCAagatgtggatgtggacgtAGAGGTGGTGGGACCTGCGCCACCTTCCCACATCAGCGAGAAGCCGCAAGGAAAGAGCCCATCCCCAACGTCATCGCGATCTCCCTCCCGATCGCCCAGTAGACGCACCTCCACCAATTTGAACACGACCTccacaaccaccaccaccaccactgaGCACCCGAGCACCACCAAGACAACTACCCCAAAACCGACTCCAACTAACCCATCCAAAGACGAACCCGAAATCACACCCATTGAATACCTTACAGAAAAGAGCATCACCACCACTTACACGACGAACACCACTGGACGAAATGTGGCTAGCCGCAGGAATATGTTTGAACCAGTCCATGAAACACAGGTGGATTCCGAGCCAACTGGTCGTCGTCCCTCGTACATGGATCACACAAAGAGTTCACTTGAGCACATTCGACGCGATTCGCTGGAGATCAATAAGAGCCACTATTCCAGAAAGTCCTCTATGGAGGATGACTCTCCTGTGGAGCCACGCAATCCCAACTCATCCGTGAAATTCGATGTGCCAAGAAAGACTTCGGCAAGAGGTGCAGATGAGCCACGAAAGACTTCGTTGCAGGGTAAGGATGAGGACTCCGATTTGGAGCTGGAGATCGAGGAAATTTTCGATCTGCAGCGACTGGAGAAGCTATTGGAAACAGTTGCCAGCTACGAAATGCGTCGCCGCATTCGTGCACAAATGCGTCTTATACGCAAGAATATGATCAATGCGGGTACAACTACCACCATCACGACCATAACCACGAGCACAGCTCCGGGCAAGAGTTCACCCCTACCCAAGAGGCGAGATCAGAGTCCTGCGGGCGCTGCTGAAGTAAAGACCAAGGAAGTGCGCACCACCACAAGTCGccgccagcaacaacagcgagTGGAACAGGTGGACAGTACAACTCCAACAGCTCCGGGAAAAACCTCGCCGCACGGTAAGCCGCCAGTGAAGCCGAGGGAAAGAAGTGCCAGTCCCGCGCAGAAGCGCCGCATTAGTCCGCAAGGAAAGCAAGCGCCCGGAGACAGGAGCACCACCACAACCACTAAGGTCACCAACACAAGCACCACCCGCGGTGCTCCCAACAAGCCAGCTCAAGGACCCATTTGGGCAGATCGCTCGAAAGTGCTGAAGGGCCATCCCACCGTTCCCCAAACGAATGGAAGCACTCCCCGAAAAGGATCCACTTCTAGTACCACTTCGAGCAGTGGCAAGTTCACTCGCACAATGACCAGTTCCAGCACCACGACTAGctccagcagcaccaccaacaCGCGCAACAAGCAGCGCGAAGAGGACTCGATCACCTCCAGCTATGGTGTGGGTCCAACGGACGAGAACGGACTGCCGCTCTTCGGAATCCGGGCGCTCAAGAAGAAGGCGACGCCACCGGCAGAGGAACCATGTGAGACCAAGCAAG AAGTCACAGGTTATGTGATCGAGGAGCAGTTCTACTCGGATAATAAGTCGCCGCCTCGTCACGAGCGCAAGGAACTCATCTACTCAAGCAATGCGGACGAACTGGCCGCCATAAAACAGCAGCTTCAGGATGAGGACGATAGTTCACCACCGCTATTGGATGCCCGCGTGGTGCGTGAGTTCAAGAAGGTGGAGTCACAGCAATCGCTTCCCGAGGATGCCCGTTATGTGCGTCGCGGATCGGTGAAGGAGCTTAGCGAGAAGTTCATTCGCAAGGAATCCTCCTCATCCACCCATTCGACCCACTCTTCGATCGCCCAATCGCTGGTGAGGCATGAGGATGAGACCGAGGATGATAGCGAATCCAATGAGGTTTGCAGCGTGATCGAGGCACCACAGATGCGCCACAATCAGAGTCACACCACTAGCACCACTCGATCCAGCAACACTCGATCATTCCTTGACAGCAGTGCCGATCAGCGCCAGGTGACCAGTGTGGACGATGTCCTCGAGCGCATGCGCAATGCGGATAATG TCGAGGAACCCGGAGATTCTACCGAGGATCGCGAGGCCCGTGCTTTGCTCAACAAATTCCTGGGAGCCAGTGTCATTATGCAGGGCGTGGAGAGCATGTTGCCACCCACCGCCACGGGTCAGCGTCTAAATAGTCAAGGC GTGAAGACCACGCGGATAACCAACACCTACAGCAAGTCCGGCAAtagcaccagcaccaccaatAACACCAGCAACACCACCAACAAGGTCAGCAGCTCCTCAGCACCAGTTACACGTACAACTTGTGACATTGAGGAGATTTGGGACGAGCAAGTGCTCAAGCAATTG CTGGAACAGGCGTCCACCTACGAGGAGCGTCGCAAGATCCGTGCACGTCTACGCGAACTTATGGCGGAACGCGAAG